From Ursus arctos isolate Adak ecotype North America unplaced genomic scaffold, UrsArc2.0 scaffold_11, whole genome shotgun sequence, the proteins below share one genomic window:
- the SAP30 gene encoding histone deacetylase complex subunit SAP30: MNGFTPEEMSRGGDAAAAVAAVVAAAAAAAASAGNGAGAGAGAEVPGAGAVSAAGPPGAAGPGPGQLCCLREDGERCGRAAGNASFSKRIQKSISQKKVKIELDKSARHLYICDYHKNLIQSVRNRRKRKGSDDDGGDSPVQDIDTPEVDLYQLQVNTLRRYKRHFKLSTRPGLNKAQLVEIVGCHFRSIPVNEKDTLTYFIYSVKNDKNKSDLKVDSSVH; the protein is encoded by the exons ATGAACGGCTTCACGCCTGAGGAGATGAGCCGCGGCGGGGACGCGGCCGCCGCAGTGGCCGCCGTGGTCGCGGCCGCCGCGGCTGCCGCCGCTTCGGCGGGGAACGGGGCAGGGGCCGGCGCCGGGGCTGAGGTGCCCGGTGCCGGGGCCGTCTCGGCGGCCGGGCCCCCGGGAGCGGCCGGGCCCGGCCCTGGACAGCTGTGCTGTCTGCGGGAGGACGGTGAGCGGTGCGGCCGGGCGGCTGGCAACGCTAGCTTCAGCAAGAGGATTCAGAAGAGCATCTCCCAGAAGAAGGTGAAAATCGAGCTGGATAAGAGC GCAAGGCATCTTTACATTTGTGATTATCATAAAAACTTAATTCAGAGTGTTcggaacagaagaaagagaaaagggagtgaCGATGATGGAGGAGATTCACCTGTTCAAGATATTGATACTCCAGAG gttgaTTTATACCAATTACAAGTAAATACACTTCGGAGATACAAAAGACACTTCAAACTATCAACCAGACCAGGACTTAATAAAGCACAACTTGTTGAG attgttGGTTGCCACTTTAGGTCTATTCCAGTGAATGAAAAAGACACCTTAACATATTTCATCTACTCAGTGAAGAATGACAAGAACAAATCAGATCTCAAGGTTGATAGTAGTGTTCACTAG
- the SCRG1 gene encoding scrapie-responsive protein 1 isoform X2 codes for MKFVVLAVTLGLTLLLGVHAMPANRLSCYRKTLRDRNCHNLPEGVTDLTKMDVNVQDHFWDGKGCEMICYCNFSELLCCPKDIFFGPKISFVIPCNNH; via the exons ATGAAATTTGTAGTACTTGCTGTCACCCTTGGGCTAACTTTGCTGCTAGGAGTCCACGCCATGCCTGCCAATCGGCTCTCTTGCTACAGAAAGACACTAAGAGATCGCAACTGTCACAACCTTCCAGAGGGAGTAACTGACCTGACAAAGATGGATGTAAACGTCCAGGATCACTTCTGGGATGGGAAGGGATGTGAGATGATCTGTTACTGCAACTTCAGCGAATTGCTCTGCTGCCCAAA AGATATCTTCTTTGGACCAAAGATCTCTTTTGTGATTCCTTGCAACAATCATTGA
- the SCRG1 gene encoding scrapie-responsive protein 1 isoform X1, with protein MNEEHRRLDGQRAKMKFVVLAVTLGLTLLLGVHAMPANRLSCYRKTLRDRNCHNLPEGVTDLTKMDVNVQDHFWDGKGCEMICYCNFSELLCCPKDIFFGPKISFVIPCNNH; from the exons ATGAATGAGGAACATCGCAGGCTAGATG GGCAAAGAGCCAAAATGAAATTTGTAGTACTTGCTGTCACCCTTGGGCTAACTTTGCTGCTAGGAGTCCACGCCATGCCTGCCAATCGGCTCTCTTGCTACAGAAAGACACTAAGAGATCGCAACTGTCACAACCTTCCAGAGGGAGTAACTGACCTGACAAAGATGGATGTAAACGTCCAGGATCACTTCTGGGATGGGAAGGGATGTGAGATGATCTGTTACTGCAACTTCAGCGAATTGCTCTGCTGCCCAAA AGATATCTTCTTTGGACCAAAGATCTCTTTTGTGATTCCTTGCAACAATCATTGA